Genomic segment of Kovacikia minuta CCNUW1:
TCTGGAGGAGTTGGCGGTCAGATTCAGTTAGCTCGGGGGAGTCCTGTTGGTTGAGTCGGCGCACGGTTTGATTGAGGCTAGTGCTCAGCCCATTGAGGGCAACGATAACCTGCCGATCTAGGGATGAAAGACGTTCTTTGGGCTGCCGTCTGGGTAGAGGTCGATCATAGAGTCGTGAGCGGACATAGTCCGATAGCGGGAGGCCCTGCTCCTGACACCAGGCTTTCAATGCTTGATGCTCTTTGGCGGGCACTCGACAGGTCAACATTTCGGTCTCAGGCTCCAGCAACGGTGGCAGGATGGGAGCCATCAGTTGCCTTAATTGAGCCAGGTGGTCCTGACGGTCGCGGGCAATTTCGGGGTCGGTCATCG
This window contains:
- a CDS encoding plasmid mobilization protein, giving the protein MTDPEIARDRQDHLAQLRQLMAPILPPLLEPETEMLTCRVPAKEHQALKAWCQEQGLPLSDYVRSRLYDRPLPRRQPKERLSSLDRQVIVALNGLSTSLNQTVRRLNQQDSPELTESDRQLLQILQTQLKEIQTQLRGGGDP